One genomic window of Methanosarcina acetivorans C2A includes the following:
- the rpl18a gene encoding 50S ribosomal protein L18Ae, translated as MKSFIVKGKFKAGSTWEKFTKKIESQNEKNATDKTYSIFGSKHGVKRSQVQIESVAEE; from the coding sequence ATGAAGAGTTTTATTGTTAAAGGTAAATTTAAAGCAGGAAGTACCTGGGAAAAATTCACAAAGAAGATCGAAAGTCAGAACGAAAAGAATGCAACTGATAAGACATACTCGATCTTCGGAAGCAAGCACGGCGTTAAAAGAAGCCAGGTACAGATCGAAAGCGTTGCTGAGGAGTGA
- a CDS encoding PspC domain-containing protein: MKKLYRSKKDRIIAGVCGGIGEYLDVDPTLIRLLWVLLALEGIGIPGYIIAWIIIPEEP; this comes from the coding sequence ATGAAGAAACTATACAGATCAAAAAAGGACAGGATCATTGCCGGAGTATGTGGAGGCATAGGCGAATACCTTGATGTGGACCCTACGCTTATCCGGCTTTTATGGGTGCTCCTTGCTCTGGAAGGAATTGGAATACCTGGTTATATTATAGCCTGGATTATAATTCCCGAAGAGCCTTAA
- the pfdA gene encoding prefoldin subunit alpha yields MAEVSEEIRNLAARHQELQRQAEALRQEMGMIQTSISSCDQTIVTINELKAASEAGKPAETMVPVGFGSYVYAEVKNPDRIIVNLGAEFSAEETAEEAIETLNRRKEQLTKILEQMNASLTRLTQGMQTLEAEAAKLQPGQA; encoded by the coding sequence ATGGCAGAAGTCAGTGAAGAGATTAGAAATCTGGCAGCCAGGCATCAGGAATTACAGAGGCAGGCTGAAGCGCTCAGGCAGGAGATGGGCATGATACAGACTTCCATCTCCAGCTGCGACCAGACCATTGTGACGATAAATGAGCTGAAAGCAGCCTCAGAAGCAGGCAAGCCTGCAGAAACAATGGTTCCGGTAGGTTTTGGTTCTTACGTTTATGCTGAAGTAAAAAATCCAGATCGAATTATTGTCAATCTCGGAGCAGAATTTAGCGCTGAGGAAACTGCAGAAGAAGCAATCGAAACTCTGAACCGCCGCAAAGAGCAGCTTACGAAAATTCTTGAACAGATGAATGCTTCACTGACTAGACTCACACAGGGAATGCAGACCCTTGAAGCAGAAGCTGCAAAACTTCAACCTGGCCAGGCCTGA
- a CDS encoding peroxiredoxin, which translates to MRMPLIGDDAPSFTAVTTQGMINFPEDYKGKWVILFSHPADFTPVCTTEFMTFASMQEEFREMNTELIGLSIDSVFSHIAWLRRIEEKIEYKGMKNLEVKFPVIEDLKMEVAKKYGMLQPKTSTTQAVRAVFIIDPEAKIRTILYYPQSTGRNMQEIKRIVIALQKNSAEKVATPANWQPGDDVIIPPPNSMEAVKERLGTEEEGKCCLDWFLCLKKDSKK; encoded by the coding sequence ATACGTATGCCTCTCATTGGAGATGATGCCCCTTCATTCACCGCAGTGACCACACAGGGAATGATCAATTTCCCTGAGGATTATAAAGGAAAGTGGGTCATCCTGTTCAGCCACCCTGCAGACTTCACGCCCGTATGTACTACGGAATTCATGACTTTTGCCAGTATGCAGGAAGAGTTCAGGGAAATGAACACTGAATTGATAGGACTCTCCATAGACAGCGTATTTTCTCATATTGCCTGGCTTAGGCGGATCGAAGAGAAAATCGAATACAAAGGAATGAAAAATCTCGAGGTCAAATTCCCGGTGATAGAAGACCTGAAAATGGAGGTAGCAAAAAAATATGGTATGCTCCAGCCAAAAACTTCGACCACACAGGCTGTAAGAGCCGTATTCATCATAGACCCCGAGGCCAAAATCAGGACAATACTCTACTATCCGCAGTCAACTGGCAGGAATATGCAGGAAATCAAGAGAATCGTAATTGCCCTGCAGAAGAATTCAGCCGAAAAAGTTGCAACCCCAGCTAACTGGCAGCCCGGCGACGATGTTATCATTCCGCCTCCCAATTCAATGGAAGCCGTAAAAGAAAGGCTTGGAACGGAAGAGGAAGGAAAGTGTTGCCTTGACTGGTTCCTCTGCCTGAAAAAAGATAGCAAAAAATAA
- a CDS encoding IS1-like element ISMac16 family transposase (programmed frameshift) → MNCPRCKSSNHTKNGIVCGRQRYKCHDCGYNYSVELKSTASSPLVKRQALQLYLEGLGFRSIGRFLGVSHVSVQKWIKKFGQEIEELKSENEISIVELDEMHTYIGNKKYCWIWIAVDRVGKKFINCSFGSRGTKTGQLLWEKLKKKEIGEVMTDHWRAYAEFIPENIHTQSKAETYTVEGYNGILRHFLARLRRKTKCYTKSLEMLKYSVLLLMKHRNKELSIFN, encoded by the exons ATGAACTGCCCAAGATGCAAAAGTTCCAATCACACAAAAAACGGTATAGTTTGTGGACGTCAACGCTACAAATGCCACGATTGTGGATATAACTATTCAGTCGAGCTAAAATCAACTGCTAGTTCTCCTTTAGTTAAGAGACAGGCTTTGCAACTTTATCTTGAAGGATTAGGATTTCGCTCAATAGGACGATTTTTAGGGGTAAGTCATGTTTCTGTCCAAAAATGGATAAAGAAATTTGGTCAGGAGATAGAGGAGCTAAAAAGCGAAAATGAGATCTCTATTGTTGAACTGGATGAGATGCACACTTACATCGGTAAC AAAAAATATTGCTGGATCTGGATTGCTGTTGATAGAGTTGGGAAAAAGTTCATCAACTGCTCTTTTGGTAGCAGAGGAACGAAAACTGGACAACTACTCTGGGAAAAATTAAAGAAGAAAGAGATTGGAGAGGTGATGACTGATCACTGGAGGGCATATGCAGAGTTTATTCCTGAAAATATTCATACTCAATCCAAAGCAGAAACGTATACAGTTGAAGGATATAACGGCATATTAAGGCACTTTCTGGCAAGGTTGAGACGAAAGACAAAGTGTTATACGAAGAGTCTTGAAATGCTAAAGTACTCTGTTCTTCTATTGATGAAACACAGAAATAAAGAGTTATCTATATTTAATTAA
- the proC gene encoding pyrroline-5-carboxylate reductase: MENQKIGFIGAGKMGSALMQGTIKAGIVTPENIGASDVYEPFLKDLQAKLGIRVSTDNAVIVRESDILILAVKPQTLSSVLSNLKNEITSEKLVISIAAGVPLSTYEDALLEGTRVVRVMPNIAATVSEAASGIAPGKNATPEDLKAALEIFSAVGTAVQVPESLMDAVTGLSGSGPAFIFPVIEAMADGAVLEGMDRKSALTLAAQTVLGAAKMALETGMHPGELKDMVTSPAGTTIQGIHSLEEAGIRAAFMNAVIRASERSKELGKK, from the coding sequence ATGGAAAATCAAAAAATAGGATTTATAGGGGCAGGAAAAATGGGCTCTGCTCTCATGCAGGGCACCATAAAAGCAGGAATCGTAACACCTGAAAATATAGGTGCAAGTGATGTATACGAGCCCTTTTTGAAAGACCTGCAGGCAAAACTGGGAATCCGGGTGTCAACCGACAACGCTGTTATCGTCCGAGAATCGGACATTCTTATCCTTGCAGTAAAGCCCCAGACCCTGAGTTCGGTGCTTTCAAATCTGAAGAATGAAATCACTTCGGAAAAACTCGTGATCTCAATTGCTGCAGGAGTGCCCCTTTCCACATACGAGGACGCTCTCCTTGAAGGTACCAGGGTTGTGCGTGTAATGCCAAACATAGCAGCCACAGTTTCTGAAGCTGCTTCAGGGATTGCTCCCGGAAAGAATGCAACTCCTGAGGACCTGAAAGCTGCCCTCGAGATCTTTTCTGCAGTCGGCACAGCAGTCCAGGTGCCGGAGTCCCTGATGGATGCCGTTACAGGGCTTTCGGGCAGTGGACCTGCGTTTATTTTCCCGGTTATTGAAGCAATGGCTGACGGGGCTGTCCTTGAAGGGATGGATAGGAAAAGCGCCCTCACTCTTGCAGCCCAGACTGTGCTCGGAGCCGCAAAAATGGCGCTTGAAACAGGCATGCACCCCGGAGAACTCAAAGATATGGTCACATCTCCCGCCGGAACTACCATCCAGGGGATTCACTCCCTTGAAGAAGCCGGAATCCGGGCTGCCTTTATGAATGCAGTAATAAGAGCAAGTGAACGCTCAAAGGAACTCGGAAAGAAATAA
- the ftsY gene encoding signal recognition particle-docking protein FtsY, with the protein MFNKFKEKLGSFKKALSKTIDEKAVEVEPVVVEQMPQSEESLEEEIEPIVEEEALEAALEAESSEAETEAASPAIAHVPIEDLKKAEYRKKLKDLKKVGEKKVEEEKPPEEKKSFFKKVVPKVGFAQKAKALVFNREVYLDNKDLEEPLWELEMGLLESDLALSVSEAIVESVKNQLTGTTKRIGSNTGEIVEAALKKAILEVVSANTFDFDEYVKNREKPVHIVFVGINGTGKTTSISKITNRLLKSGYSVVLAAGDTFRAGAIDQLGIHANRLGVKMIKHQAGADPAAVIYDAVQYAKAHKIDFVLSDTAGRMHTNMNLMAQMEKICRVSTPDLIIFVDEAVAGNDAVERAAQFNEAVPIDGSILTKIDADAKGGAAISIAYITGKPILFFGIGQGYEDLKKFDPEWFVDQLFNQ; encoded by the coding sequence GTGTTCAACAAATTTAAAGAGAAACTTGGGAGTTTTAAGAAAGCGCTCAGCAAAACGATTGATGAAAAGGCAGTAGAAGTCGAACCGGTAGTCGTTGAGCAGATGCCTCAAAGTGAAGAAAGCCTCGAAGAGGAAATTGAGCCGATAGTTGAGGAAGAGGCCCTTGAGGCTGCCCTGGAAGCAGAAAGTTCCGAAGCTGAAACGGAAGCCGCTTCTCCGGCTATTGCTCACGTTCCGATAGAGGATCTGAAGAAGGCTGAATACAGGAAAAAGCTTAAAGACCTGAAGAAGGTCGGAGAGAAAAAAGTAGAGGAAGAAAAGCCTCCTGAAGAGAAAAAGTCTTTTTTCAAAAAGGTCGTTCCGAAAGTCGGGTTTGCCCAGAAAGCTAAAGCCCTTGTATTTAACAGGGAAGTGTATCTGGACAATAAAGACCTGGAAGAGCCTCTCTGGGAGCTTGAAATGGGCCTCCTTGAAAGTGACCTTGCTCTCTCGGTTTCCGAAGCTATTGTCGAGTCCGTGAAAAACCAGCTCACAGGTACCACAAAACGGATCGGGAGCAATACAGGGGAGATAGTTGAGGCTGCCCTGAAGAAAGCAATCCTTGAAGTCGTATCTGCCAATACCTTTGATTTTGATGAATATGTGAAAAACAGGGAAAAACCAGTCCATATCGTTTTTGTAGGGATTAACGGGACCGGAAAAACCACTTCTATCTCAAAGATAACCAACAGGCTGCTTAAATCGGGATATTCCGTAGTTCTTGCTGCAGGAGATACATTCCGGGCAGGTGCTATTGACCAGCTTGGGATTCATGCAAACCGGCTCGGGGTAAAGATGATCAAACATCAGGCCGGAGCTGACCCCGCAGCTGTTATTTATGATGCAGTCCAGTATGCAAAAGCACATAAAATCGACTTTGTGCTTTCCGATACTGCAGGCCGTATGCACACGAACATGAACCTTATGGCCCAGATGGAGAAGATTTGTAGGGTAAGCACTCCGGACCTTATCATCTTCGTGGACGAAGCCGTAGCCGGAAACGATGCGGTAGAAAGGGCTGCCCAGTTTAATGAAGCTGTCCCTATTGACGGGTCCATCCTGACAAAAATCGATGCCGATGCCAAGGGAGGAGCTGCCATCTCCATTGCTTACATTACCGGGAAGCCGATCCTCTTTTTTGGAATCGGACAGGGATATGAAGATTTGAAAAAGTTCGATCCCGAATGGTTTGTGGACCAGCTTTTCAATCAGTGA
- a CDS encoding YbgA family protein, producing the protein MREFSRPKVVVSRCLEFDHCRYNGDMIRSHVVAKLKEYVDFLPVCPEVEIGLGVPRNPVRIVLERSEHRLIQPSSGKDVTEDMKTFCTRFLDSIENVDGFILKFRSPSCGFKDVKVYPSADGKGVVGKTSGYFGGAVLERYSFLPVEDEGRLRNSRIKEHFLTKLFIFAAFREVKTEGSMKDLIDFHTENKLLLMAYSQAELRKLGEIAANREAKPFKELASGYEIHLYNALSSAPKYTSTINVLMHVLGYFSDKLSSREKTLFLDWVQKYREGKATLCPAINTIRSWIVRFENDYLMHQTFFEPYPEDLIELNPAESHLREDLWK; encoded by the coding sequence ATGAGAGAGTTTTCTCGACCGAAGGTTGTTGTTAGCAGGTGCCTTGAGTTCGACCACTGCCGATATAATGGAGATATGATAAGGAGTCATGTAGTGGCAAAGCTTAAGGAATATGTTGATTTCCTGCCGGTCTGTCCAGAAGTAGAGATCGGGCTTGGAGTTCCAAGAAACCCGGTAAGAATAGTCCTGGAGAGAAGCGAACACAGGCTTATTCAGCCTTCGAGCGGGAAGGATGTCACTGAGGATATGAAAACTTTCTGTACTCGTTTCCTTGACTCTATAGAAAATGTGGACGGCTTCATCCTGAAATTCAGGTCTCCTTCCTGTGGGTTCAAGGACGTAAAGGTTTACCCGTCCGCAGATGGAAAAGGAGTCGTTGGGAAAACTTCGGGATACTTCGGAGGTGCGGTTCTGGAAAGATACTCTTTCCTCCCTGTTGAAGATGAAGGCAGATTACGAAATTCCCGGATAAAAGAGCATTTCCTGACAAAACTTTTTATATTTGCAGCTTTTCGAGAAGTTAAGACTGAAGGTAGTATGAAGGATCTTATAGACTTCCACACTGAGAACAAACTTCTTCTTATGGCTTACAGCCAGGCAGAGCTCCGTAAATTGGGAGAAATTGCCGCAAACAGAGAAGCTAAGCCTTTCAAAGAGCTGGCTTCCGGATATGAGATACACCTGTACAATGCTCTTTCCAGTGCCCCGAAATATACCTCAACAATCAATGTGTTGATGCATGTATTGGGGTATTTTTCAGATAAACTTTCGAGCCGCGAGAAGACCCTGTTTCTTGACTGGGTCCAGAAGTACAGGGAAGGAAAGGCTACCCTCTGTCCTGCAATAAATACAATCAGGTCATGGATCGTACGGTTTGAAAACGACTACCTTATGCATCAGACTTTTTTCGAACCGTATCCCGAAGATTTGATAGAATTGAATCCTGCAGAGTCTCACTTAAGAGAGGATCTCTGGAAATGA